From Calditrichota bacterium:
ACTTCGAGAGCTTTGTAAAGGCAAAAGCTGCGACGAACACGGAAATTATTGCCATCTTCTCGGAATGAACCGAGTATCCGAGTATTCGCCATATTCAGAGAATTTTCACCCCGCCTTGTGAAATTTATATAGACTGCCGGCCCAGTATTGTCACTTCTATTTCCTTCTCCATCAACGCCCCAATCGTTCCTCCAATTAGTAACATTCTCATTGTCAACCGGGCCACCAAGAACGAACTCTGCCCAGTTGATGCTGATGCTAAGTCCATCGGTACCGTTTCCGCCCATGTTTGCCCAATTTGCATCGTTTGTTCCAGGATTGTCATCTGGATCGAGATCCCAGGCTACGTTGTAGGCTTCGTCAAGAATCAAAGCGCCCTCCCACCTGGCGTCAATTTGGCCATTGGCATTGAAATGTCCAAATCTTGCCGGTGTGCCGTTCTGTCCAGCGATGGTCAGTGCGACATTGTCAGCGACGATGAGACTTCGCCCTGTCGCGAATCGTACAGGGCGAGAATTGTCAATGGAGACAATAGATTGATGGAATTCATCATCTTCACCGATACCCTTCCATGATATCACATGAACATTTCGCGAAAGTGCGCCATTGGTTCTAAAGTTATTCAAGTCCTCATGTGTCATCAGATAATCTTGATTGATTTCATCCCCGTAGAGGAAAAGATTGTTTTGATTCGACCAGGCGACAGCATGGATCGCGTAGACATTGTTTGTCATCCCATTGAACAGTGCAACAACTGCCGCGATGACGATTACTGTTGTGGAGATAGTGTGCTTTTTCATTTCGGACCTCATCTGATTAGAGTGATTGGGATAGTTTTTGTATCTGCAGATGTTTGCAGTTGGCAGAAGTAGACTCCGGAGCTGAGATTAGTCGGTTTCCATACAAGGAAATGACGACCGGCTGTAAACTGACCTGAGGCTAAAATTGAGATTTCACGACCGCAAATATCATAAACCGCGATTTTGACCTCTTTCAGAGTCGGAAGATCGAAGGCGATAATCGTCGTCGAATTGAAAGGATTAGGATAATTCTGATTTAGTGAAAGTAGGATGGGAGCATTCGGAGTGTCTGGAGGAAGTGAACTTGGTAGTATTTCGAAATCCTGAAAAAGTGTATCGAGATCAAAACCGTCTGTTGCAACACATATAAGTCTATAGATTCCGATTGATTCGATTATAAAGCCGATCTCGGAACTAAACCCAATTGTCTGCAGGAAAATAGTCTCAAAATGCTCTTCATCTGGACGAGAGATTATTCGGTAAAGATCCCATTGAAAAGCCGAAGAATCATTTTCGTCTTCATCGGCGTAGTTCACACTGCAACGGATCTCTTCATTAACAATGACTTCCATTTCCGGAAAAATAACCAAATCGCGAATCTCAATCGGGTGATTGTTATGGTTGAACGGAACCGGACCAAGATCGGGTAATGTACCATCCGGGTCGCGCTCGTCATCTTCGGAAATCGCGGCGTCTATGCCACGTGAGCTACGACCCAATCGGTATTCAAGCGGGTAGATATCGATTAGCCCCGGATCGCCGAACAGATTGCCATAGACGTCAACCGAATCGCCATTGACGTTAACTGCAGAAAGGAGACCAAATCCATCGAGCAATTCTCGCACAGATGTGTCTACCATGGCAAACAAATTATCCCGGAGGGTGATCTCAACGATGTTGTCACTGGAATCGAACAGGGTAGTGTCATAGGCTGCAAAAATGGAGTTGCGAACGGATAACCTGCCGGATACTGTAAAAGGCGGATAATCAGTGGACGATAAAGAGGCAAGATCAATAGAGGCTTCATCACAATCAAGGTTGAGACCAAAGACTTTTGTTAAGAGGATGTCTCTATGTGAGTGGAATACACCTCCATCTTCCATCGAATAAGCGCCAAACTGGTTGCGAAAGTAGTTGCTGCTTGCATATACCTCACTGTTTCTAAACCAGCAAGCAGGATATCTATCTTGCCACCGATCATAATAAACTTCAAGAGTATCGTTAAAGAATTTATTATTGACAATCTCACAATGAGATTCACGTCCGCTAATCGACATATAACTCATATTATGAAAGACATTATCGAAAACCTTGACCCAGCCAGAACTCATGGATATCCCTGATCCTGATTCTCGGCCAAACAAACAGTTGTGAACGATCAGGTTTGTAAAAGATGCGTAGATACCTTGGGAACCTTGCAGTTTTGTATAGGCATACTCGGATGTGTCCGGGGAATTGTATAGATATGGCGCTCCACCCGGCACGTCTTCATTGCCTAGAAAGTAGATGCTATCCTCGGCTGTTCCGACACACTGAAGTCGGCCGTAAATACGAAGGCTTGGTTTAGGGCGTGGTTGCCGATCGTAGTTCGTCGTATTCAAATAGATAATCGATCCCGGTTCAATAATCAGCGAATCGCCTTCTTCCACCCAAGTGGGCTTAATCACCCAATACGGTGAACGATTGCGTGTCAAGACACCGCCAATTCTTCCCTGTAAAAGAGTTTTGTTTGACACTTCGACCGTTGCACTTAATGTGTCAACCGCACCTTCATCGTCCTCGCAAACGATGAAGAACTCGAATGGTGGTTCATCCTCCGGGACGATACCGGATATCGTAATGGAATCCGCAACATAGTCGCGTCTATGTTCGACCACTTGAAGCCAATCCGGCAGGTCTTCAAAACGAAAACTCAACGAAGCTGACTCATCGACCGCTTTGGCAATATAAGTGAGTGTATCGCCATAACCGATCAGGATTTTTGCTGGTGAAATAATGCAAGGTCGGTTATTTCTGCTTTGATCGTAAAAGATGGGACCAATATCAGCGCGGGTTTCATCGGGATCGTTTGGCAAATCTGGGTCGCCCGCATCGATGGCTGGGGAATTCGGTTGCAGTCGAAAGTCAAACGGATCAGAACGTGCAAAGAGAGGATCGACAAATAAGTTACTATCCTGCTCTGGCATTTGTAAAAATACCGATTCAAAACCAAATATTATATTATTGCGAATTATTGGATCGCATTCTCCTATGCTGCGAAACGCATTGCAACGAACGTCCATAGCATGGTAGAGTACATTACTTGTTATTAACGGTGAGGAATTATCACTCAATTCGATTAGGTTTCCTTCGGCCAAATATGATATAATGACATTGTTGGCAAATACTACGTCGTTTGCGTGGATAAATCTTGCGTTAGGAGACCCGATATATTTTTCCATCAAGCCAAAAACATTGTGATGGATATTCGGCGACGCATCGTTCACTTCGAATCCCAGACCGAACTTATTGTCATGGACGTTTGGGGTGGCTCCTCTTCGCACTCTCAGCACACAATTTCCCAAGTCATTGTTTCTAACTTCGGGTGAAAAATCATTACCCGAGATAACAAACTCTTGAGACCAGTCATTATCTCGCTTGAGAGTTCGGTTGCTTTCAAATATATATGATTCTTCGTCACCCTCTCCACCAATAAATAGATCGCCGCCGAAGGTGTTGTTCACAATTCTCGTATCACTAAAACCACCGATGTTACAGCCAGAGTAAAGAAAATCATTATTTTCAACAATACATGTTCCCCCATTGCCAAATCCTACCTGCCAGTTGCTGGCAAAGGTATTATTTATACACTCAAAATTGGTGGTACCCCAATCCCGACCGGGTTGGTTTTGTCGCCAATTAATGATACTCTGCTCGTCTTGGTTATTCTGCGCTTCACCATTCACTGCATAATCATTGTCACGAAGTATGACGTTCTCTGCAGCATCTACTATCAAGTGCGGGCTCACGTGAAGCAGGTTTCCGGTAATTCGAAGATCAGAACACCCCCCGATAAGTGATTGTAAAAAGAAAATATCACTATTATGGATATCAATGCTCTCGGTAAAGTTTCCTAATTGCAACAAGTACCCGCGCCCGGGTGTGATCAAGCAGTCTTCGATGGTTATATTATCGAAATCTGCATCTGCTCGAACTGCGCTTTGAAATGTCAGCCTTGAATTTGAAATGCAAAGGCCTAGATCTCGACATGCTCCGTTAACATATATCAAGCGACCGGTTGTATTGACAAAGGCTAAATGGTCAAAACGCGATTCTAATCCACGAGTGTTCGTATAGTGCAGAAGTTGAAAAACTTCGGCGACTTCTGGATCATTCATGATTACCGCGCTGTCGTTCTCGGCTCCTTCAACGTGAATCGCGCCGTTAACGATGAAAGGGACTCGCACCATCACATGCACTCCTGCGCTTATGGTAAGTTGCTCATTCGCAGGAACATTTGCACCTTCCTCAATTATGTAAGGATTGCCGTCGGCATGCCAGCGCCCTGAGGCTTCACCCCTAACTACGGTCTGAGCCAATCCAGTGGTTGGCAGAATTGCAGCCTGACTTAGAAAGGCAATTTCTATGAAAAATCGGAAAAACGTACAAAAGTTTGCCTTTATTAGATCTTTTTTCAATAATCCGAACGTCGGATTACGTGTATCTGAATGCTGTAAGCGAAGATAGGTGTGCCACACAATTCTCGAAATCTTGCAGTCTGGCCTCTCGCCGATGCCTTCATCACTTCCGCCTCGCCCAAAAACAGACCACCCCGCCGATGCGCGCGAGCAACTCGATGGGGCGTTGAAGGTCTCATTGGGGTTGGAGGGCTCGCCCGAAGGCACTTCGTGATGTGCCGACCTATGGGCGAGGCCGCGGTTCAGATGTCTCGATGCTGGATCCGTTTTTGTTCTCTTCCCTT
This genomic window contains:
- a CDS encoding T9SS type A sorting domain-containing protein; this encodes MKKDLIKANFCTFFRFFIEIAFLSQAAILPTTGLAQTVVRGEASGRWHADGNPYIIEEGANVPANEQLTISAGVHVMVRVPFIVNGAIHVEGAENDSAVIMNDPEVAEVFQLLHYTNTRGLESRFDHLAFVNTTGRLIYVNGACRDLGLCISNSRLTFQSAVRADADFDNITIEDCLITPGRGYLLQLGNFTESIDIHNSDIFFLQSLIGGCSDLRITGNLLHVSPHLIVDAAENVILRDNDYAVNGEAQNNQDEQSIINWRQNQPGRDWGTTNFECINNTFASNWQVGFGNGGTCIVENNDFLYSGCNIGGFSDTRIVNNTFGGDLFIGGEGDEESYIFESNRTLKRDNDWSQEFVISGNDFSPEVRNNDLGNCVLRVRRGATPNVHDNKFGLGFEVNDASPNIHHNVFGLMEKYIGSPNARFIHANDVVFANNVIISYLAEGNLIELSDNSSPLITSNVLYHAMDVRCNAFRSIGECDPIIRNNIIFGFESVFLQMPEQDSNLFVDPLFARSDPFDFRLQPNSPAIDAGDPDLPNDPDETRADIGPIFYDQSRNNRPCIISPAKILIGYGDTLTYIAKAVDESASLSFRFEDLPDWLQVVEHRRDYVADSITISGIVPEDEPPFEFFIVCEDDEGAVDTLSATVEVSNKTLLQGRIGGVLTRNRSPYWVIKPTWVEEGDSLIIEPGSIIYLNTTNYDRQPRPKPSLRIYGRLQCVGTAEDSIYFLGNEDVPGGAPYLYNSPDTSEYAYTKLQGSQGIYASFTNLIVHNCLFGRESGSGISMSSGWVKVFDNVFHNMSYMSISGRESHCEIVNNKFFNDTLEVYYDRWQDRYPACWFRNSEVYASSNYFRNQFGAYSMEDGGVFHSHRDILLTKVFGLNLDCDEASIDLASLSSTDYPPFTVSGRLSVRNSIFAAYDTTLFDSSDNIVEITLRDNLFAMVDTSVRELLDGFGLLSAVNVNGDSVDVYGNLFGDPGLIDIYPLEYRLGRSSRGIDAAISEDDERDPDGTLPDLGPVPFNHNNHPIEIRDLVIFPEMEVIVNEEIRCSVNYADEDENDSSAFQWDLYRIISRPDEEHFETIFLQTIGFSSEIGFIIESIGIYRLICVATDGFDLDTLFQDFEILPSSLPPDTPNAPILLSLNQNYPNPFNSTTIIAFDLPTLKEVKIAVYDICGREISILASGQFTAGRHFLVWKPTNLSSGVYFCQLQTSADTKTIPITLIR